Part of the Streptomyces sp. NBC_01353 genome, CAAGGAGGACAAGCTGCGCGGCTCGGTCACCGCCCCCGACGCCAGCCAGACCGTGGCCTCCAACCCGGTGGAGCGGTCCTCCTACGAGGAGTGCGCCCGCGCCCTGTCCGTGCTCGGTTCACGCAAGGGGCGCAGGGAGATCTACGAGAAGATCACCGCGAGGGCCGGGCTCGATCTGCTGCCGGCCGCGAGCTGGCTTCTGTTGCGGATCCGCCGCCACGGGACCGTGGAACCTGCCCGGCTCGCCGAGAGCACCCCCGTACCGCTGCGGGCCATCACGGAGGCGTCCCGCCAGGTCGAGGAGCGCCGCCTCGCGCGCCGGGAGGGGCTGCAGCTGATCCTCACGGACGACGGGGTCGAGGCCGCGGCGAAGCTGGCGAAGGCGCGTGAGGATTCGCTCGCCGAGCTGCTGGGGGACTGGTGGGGGCCGGACCGGCCGACGGATCTGGTGCAGTTGGTGGAGGAGCTGACGGCCGAACTGAACGGCTCGGACGCGGAGCGACCGCGCGCGCCGGAGCCACCCGGCGACCACCACGCGTAAACCGCCCGGCGACCACCAGGCGTATGCGTCCGGCGACCACCAGGCGTATGCGTCCTGCGATCACCGGGCGTATGCGCCCGGCGACCACCACGCGCAACCGCCCGGCGACCACCTCGCGTAGCCATGAGGCGGCGTAACCGCCGCGCCGTCAGAGCTCCTTGCCGTACCAGATCTCCATGTACGGGCCCTCGCAGTACGCCGGGATCTCCGCGTACCCGTGGCGGCTGTACAGGGCCCGCGCCTCGACCAGGTCCAGACGGGTGTTGAGGACCATCCGACGCGCGCCCAGCTCTCGGGCCGCGCCCTCCAGGTGCCCCATCAGAGCCCCGGCGCCGCCCGTGCCCCGGAAGGCGTGGCGCACGAACACCCGGGTCAGCTCGGCGCGTTCGCCGTCGAGGAGCAGCACGCCACCGCAGCCGGCGGCCTTGCCCTCGTACCGGGCCACCAGGAACTGTCCGGTCGGCGGCGTCAGAAGCTCCACCCCGTCGTTCGTCAGCCCCTCGTCGATCTCCGCCTCGGTCGCGGGCCGCTGCCAATAGCGGCTCGCCACGTCGTCGTAGTAGTCGCGGCGCAGGGCGGTGGCGTCCGGGGCGTCGACACGCTCGGGGGCGAAGGTCCAGGTCATGCGCCTCATTGTGGGCGCAGGACCCGGACCCGTCGCCTGCTTTTTCGAGCGGTGTCAGCCCTGCTTGGGCGCGGCCTGCTGGACGACCTCGAACGACCACAGCGTCGAGCCGGTCGCCGCCGGCTTCGGGCGGCCCTCGCCCTCGGGACCGCCGGAGGTGCCCTGGTGGGCCGCCTTCATGGAACCGCTCATCC contains:
- a CDS encoding GNAT family N-acetyltransferase — its product is MRRMTWTFAPERVDAPDATALRRDYYDDVASRYWQRPATEAEIDEGLTNDGVELLTPPTGQFLVARYEGKAAGCGGVLLLDGERAELTRVFVRHAFRGTGGAGALMGHLEGAARELGARRMVLNTRLDLVEARALYSRHGYAEIPAYCEGPYMEIWYGKEL